A section of the Streptomyces sp. CG1 genome encodes:
- a CDS encoding heparin lyase I family protein, with amino-acid sequence MSTTRRAVLGAALAGAAAAATGLPATDAYAASRRLDLPATEAHAASWQLKWSPSARSDGLGAFETVEDDRAHSHPAGHPHIFATGDNWRFNIHTVDRDTSTDRQRQEVTGLRTGADSYLKWTEGQTWRITYAMYIPSTLKATTTFTHIMQMKQPGAGTSPIVVQSLRRLNGKQTIELRLATDDILVGRTDLDPLHDRWTDVDFQIKVGNGSAGSVRWILKSGSTTVVDQSKPGVDTFLADRVRPKWGIYRSLGDTSGSLQDTYLLLTNLRGYQLA; translated from the coding sequence ATGAGCACGACCAGAAGGGCTGTGCTGGGTGCCGCGCTCGCCGGTGCCGCGGCAGCCGCGACCGGCCTGCCGGCCACTGACGCCTACGCCGCGTCCCGGCGACTTGACCTGCCGGCCACCGAGGCCCACGCCGCCTCCTGGCAGTTGAAGTGGTCGCCGTCCGCGCGCTCCGACGGGCTCGGCGCCTTCGAGACCGTCGAGGACGACCGCGCCCACTCCCACCCGGCGGGCCATCCGCACATCTTCGCCACCGGCGACAACTGGCGCTTCAACATCCACACCGTCGACCGCGACACCTCCACCGACCGCCAGCGCCAGGAGGTCACCGGCCTGCGCACCGGCGCGGACAGCTATCTGAAGTGGACCGAGGGCCAGACTTGGCGGATCACCTACGCGATGTACATCCCGAGCACGCTCAAGGCGACCACCACCTTCACCCACATCATGCAGATGAAGCAGCCCGGCGCCGGCACCTCGCCGATCGTCGTGCAGTCGCTGCGCCGTCTGAACGGGAAGCAGACGATCGAACTGCGGCTCGCCACCGACGACATCCTCGTCGGCCGCACCGACCTCGACCCGCTGCACGACCGGTGGACCGACGTCGACTTCCAGATCAAGGTCGGCAACGGCTCGGCCGGTTCCGTCCGCTGGATCCTCAAGAGCGGCTCCACCACCGTCGTCGACCAGTCGAAGCCGGGCGTCGACACCTTCCTCGCCGACCGGGTGCGCCCCAAGTGGGGCATCTACCGCTCCCTCGGCGACACCTCCGGTTCCCTGCAGGACACCTACCTGCTGCTCACCAACCTCCGCGGCTACCAACTCGCCTAG
- a CDS encoding PQQ-dependent sugar dehydrogenase, which translates to MKHARTVVCALSVALAVPLVAVSQGTASAATDYQAEDALISQGTVATNHTGYTGTGFVDYTNIKGSYVEFTVDAASAGPASVTLRFANGTGTDRPMDLSVNGSIVAPAVSFPATADWNTWASRAVTVTLKAGSNKIRATATTAAGGPNLDRISLGSPADTQAPTRPGQPSCSDIGEDRLTLSWGASTDDTGVVAYDLYEHGNKLGEAPGDTSTKTLTGLAPNTTYDLTVIARDAAGNTSPASPVADCTTRPSSDTTPPTAPGTLHTAGITSNTVDLTWGASTDDRAVTAYDIRSGTTVYKTVTDGTSTTLTGLACNSPYRLNAVARDAAGNVSPPSNTVSFTTKACATDGGVPSSIATLSTGWTIPWGTYWLPDGKTALVTERDDFRVWKVAKDGTRTQVGTVPDAVTTGGEGGLLGVAVDPEWERNHYVYFMHTAAEGNRVVRMTYDGTKLGDYRILLQGIRKNRYHNGGRLAFGPDGYLYVSTGEAQQPDLAQDKNSLNGKILRMTTDGQPAPGNPFGNYVYSYGHRNPQGLAFDRNGRLWEAEFGNSSKDELNLIKPGADYGWPLCEGSCNVAGMTNPKATWNVNEASPSGIAIIRNVVYMASLRGERLWRIPINGDSESVGTPTAYYVGAYGRLRTVTKVPGADQLWLSTTNCDNNGGAADGSDKIFRVTIS; encoded by the coding sequence ATGAAACACGCAAGAACGGTCGTCTGCGCCCTCTCCGTGGCCCTCGCGGTACCCCTCGTCGCGGTGAGCCAGGGCACCGCGAGCGCGGCCACCGACTACCAGGCCGAGGACGCCCTGATCTCCCAGGGCACCGTCGCCACCAACCACACCGGCTACACGGGCACCGGCTTCGTCGACTACACCAACATCAAGGGCTCCTACGTGGAGTTCACGGTCGACGCCGCCTCCGCCGGACCCGCGTCGGTCACCCTGCGCTTCGCCAACGGCACCGGCACCGACCGGCCGATGGACCTCTCCGTCAACGGGAGCATCGTCGCACCCGCCGTCTCCTTCCCGGCGACCGCCGACTGGAACACCTGGGCGTCCAGAGCCGTCACCGTCACCCTGAAGGCGGGCAGCAACAAGATCCGGGCGACCGCCACCACGGCCGCCGGCGGCCCCAACCTCGACCGCATCAGCCTAGGCAGCCCGGCCGACACCCAGGCCCCCACCCGCCCCGGGCAGCCCTCCTGCTCGGACATCGGCGAGGACCGCCTGACGCTGTCCTGGGGCGCGTCGACGGACGACACGGGGGTCGTGGCGTACGACCTGTACGAACACGGCAACAAGCTGGGCGAGGCGCCGGGCGACACCAGCACGAAGACGCTGACCGGACTCGCCCCGAACACCACCTACGACCTCACGGTCATCGCCCGCGACGCGGCCGGCAACACCTCGCCCGCCAGCCCGGTCGCCGACTGCACCACCAGGCCCAGCTCCGACACCACCCCGCCGACCGCACCCGGTACATTGCATACAGCGGGCATCACATCGAATACAGTCGACCTCACCTGGGGTGCCTCCACCGACGACCGCGCCGTCACCGCCTACGACATCCGCAGCGGCACCACCGTCTACAAGACCGTCACCGACGGCACGTCCACCACGCTCACCGGGCTCGCCTGCAACAGCCCCTACCGCCTGAACGCCGTCGCCCGCGACGCCGCCGGCAATGTCTCCCCGCCGAGCAACACGGTCTCCTTCACCACCAAGGCCTGTGCCACCGACGGCGGTGTCCCGTCCTCCATCGCCACCCTCTCCACCGGCTGGACCATCCCGTGGGGCACCTACTGGCTGCCCGACGGCAAGACCGCGCTGGTCACCGAGCGGGACGACTTCCGGGTCTGGAAGGTCGCCAAGGACGGCACCAGGACCCAGGTGGGTACCGTCCCCGACGCCGTCACCACGGGCGGCGAGGGCGGTCTGCTCGGCGTCGCGGTCGACCCCGAGTGGGAGAGGAACCACTACGTCTACTTCATGCACACCGCCGCCGAGGGCAACCGGGTCGTCCGCATGACCTACGACGGCACGAAGCTCGGCGACTACAGGATCCTGCTGCAGGGCATCAGGAAGAACCGCTACCACAACGGCGGCCGGCTCGCCTTCGGCCCCGACGGCTACCTCTACGTCTCCACCGGTGAGGCCCAGCAACCCGACCTCGCCCAGGACAAGAACTCCCTCAACGGCAAGATCCTGCGCATGACCACCGACGGCCAGCCGGCCCCGGGCAACCCGTTCGGCAACTACGTCTACTCGTACGGCCACCGCAACCCGCAGGGCCTCGCCTTCGACCGCAACGGCCGACTGTGGGAGGCGGAGTTCGGCAACAGCTCCAAGGACGAGCTGAACCTCATCAAGCCCGGCGCCGACTACGGCTGGCCCCTCTGCGAGGGCAGCTGCAACGTCGCCGGCATGACCAACCCCAAGGCCACCTGGAACGTGAACGAGGCCTCGCCGAGCGGCATCGCGATCATCCGCAACGTCGTCTACATGGCCTCCCTGCGCGGCGAACGCCTGTGGCGCATCCCCATCAACGGCGACAGCGAGAGCGTCGGCACCCCGACCGCGTACTACGTCGGCGCCTACGGCCGGCTGCGTACCGTCACCAAGGTGCCGGGTGCCGACCAGCTGTGGCTGTCCACCACCAACTGCGACAACAACGGAGGTGCCGCGGACGGGTCCGACAAGATCTTCCGGGTGACCATCAGCTGA
- a CDS encoding long-chain fatty acid--CoA ligase, with protein MREFTNPPLTSAPPVGGLADVVFEHAQTDPTHVALGRKDASGQWRDVTSTEFRDEVLALAKGLLARGIRFGDRVAIMSRTRYEWTLFDFALWAIGAQVVPVYPTSSAEQCFWMLYDAEVSAAIVEHEDHAMTIATVIGRLPQLRQLWQLDSGCVQELYDAGAHLDDELVHRHRQAVTPDSIATIIYTSGTTGRPKGCVISHANFMFEADTMVRRWEPVFHSKKGDEASTLLFLPLAHVFGRMVEIAAIRGKVRFGHQPQLHAAALLPDLAAFKPTFILAVPYIFEKVFNASRRKAEKDGKAGPFEKAVDIAVKYAEAVEAKAWGTGPGPSAGLRMQHQLFDKLVYSKVRTAMGGRIRNAMSGGSGMDRRLGLFFAGAGVQIYEGYGLTESTAAATANPPERTRYGTVGQAIPGVTVHIADDGEIWLHGGNVFQGYLNNPKATDETLHEGWLATGDLGSLDEDGYLTITGRKKEILVTSGGKSVSPGVLEERVRDHPLINQCIVVGNDRPYIAALVTLDQEAVEHWLQMRGKPRMTAAELVRDPDLETEVRRAVVAANTLVSQAESIRTFRILAQPFTEEHGLLTPSLKLKRKAIEKAYDVEVEALYHT; from the coding sequence TTGCGCGAGTTCACCAACCCGCCGCTCACGTCGGCACCGCCCGTAGGCGGTCTGGCCGACGTGGTGTTCGAGCATGCCCAGACGGACCCCACACATGTGGCCCTCGGCCGCAAGGACGCCTCCGGGCAGTGGCGGGACGTGACCTCCACCGAGTTCCGCGACGAGGTCCTGGCCCTCGCCAAGGGCCTCCTTGCGCGCGGCATCCGCTTCGGCGACCGCGTCGCGATCATGTCCCGCACCCGGTACGAGTGGACCCTGTTCGACTTCGCGCTGTGGGCGATCGGCGCCCAGGTGGTGCCGGTCTATCCCACGTCCTCGGCCGAGCAGTGCTTCTGGATGCTGTACGACGCCGAGGTGTCCGCGGCGATCGTGGAGCACGAGGACCACGCGATGACCATCGCCACCGTCATCGGCCGCCTCCCGCAGCTGCGCCAGCTCTGGCAGCTGGACTCGGGCTGTGTGCAGGAGCTGTACGACGCGGGGGCGCACCTCGACGACGAGCTGGTGCACCGGCACCGGCAGGCGGTCACCCCGGACTCGATCGCCACCATCATCTACACCTCGGGCACCACCGGCCGCCCCAAGGGCTGTGTCATCTCCCATGCGAACTTCATGTTCGAGGCGGACACCATGGTCCGGCGCTGGGAGCCGGTGTTCCACTCCAAGAAGGGCGACGAGGCCTCCACGCTGCTGTTCCTGCCGCTCGCGCATGTCTTCGGGCGGATGGTGGAGATCGCCGCGATCCGCGGCAAGGTCCGCTTCGGGCACCAGCCGCAGCTGCACGCCGCCGCCCTGCTGCCCGATCTGGCCGCGTTCAAGCCGACGTTCATCCTCGCGGTGCCGTACATCTTCGAGAAGGTGTTCAACGCGTCCCGCCGGAAGGCCGAGAAGGACGGCAAGGCCGGGCCGTTCGAGAAGGCCGTCGACATCGCGGTGAAGTACGCGGAGGCCGTGGAGGCCAAGGCGTGGGGCACCGGGCCCGGCCCGTCGGCGGGACTGCGCATGCAGCACCAGCTGTTCGACAAGCTCGTCTACTCCAAGGTCCGCACGGCGATGGGCGGCCGGATCCGCAACGCGATGTCCGGCGGCTCGGGGATGGACCGCCGGCTGGGGCTGTTCTTCGCGGGCGCCGGCGTGCAGATCTACGAGGGCTACGGCCTGACCGAGTCGACGGCCGCCGCGACCGCCAACCCGCCCGAGCGCACCCGCTACGGCACCGTCGGCCAGGCCATCCCCGGCGTGACCGTGCACATCGCCGACGACGGGGAGATCTGGCTGCACGGCGGCAACGTCTTCCAGGGCTACCTCAACAACCCGAAGGCCACCGACGAGACCCTGCACGAGGGCTGGCTGGCCACCGGCGACCTCGGCTCACTCGACGAGGACGGCTATCTGACGATCACCGGCCGCAAGAAGGAGATCCTCGTGACCTCCGGCGGCAAGAGCGTCTCCCCCGGTGTGCTGGAGGAGCGGGTCCGCGACCACCCGCTGATCAACCAGTGCATCGTCGTCGGCAACGACCGCCCCTACATCGCCGCCCTGGTCACCCTCGACCAGGAGGCCGTCGAGCACTGGCTGCAGATGCGCGGAAAGCCGAGGATGACCGCGGCCGAGCTGGTGCGCGACCCGGACCTGGAGACGGAGGTGCGGCGGGCGGTGGTCGCCGCCAACACCCTCGTCTCGCAGGCCGAGTCGATCCGTACCTTCCGTATCCTCGCGCAGCCGTTCACCGAGGAACACGGCCTGCTCACACCGTCGTTGAAGCTGAAACGGAAGGCGATCGAGAAGGCGTACGACGTCGAGGTCGAGGCCCTTTACCACACCTGA
- a CDS encoding MFS transporter, with amino-acid sequence MRRWGTLTAVCLGTFMLLLDVTIVVVALPDMAGSLHASLSDLQWVVDGYALALAALLLAAGAAADILGRRRVHVAGVVLFAVASLLCGLSRGPAMLVAARALQGVGAAAMFATALPLLASAYQGRQRSAALGVWGAVSGGAAAIGPVLGGLLTAGPGWRWIFLVNLPVSVVQVWLTLRVVPKTRGTRGMRVDWAGMAAFACFGGGVTYAVVRAGEDGWTSSAALVAFGCAALALVLFVLVERRAAHPLLDLALLRRPAFVGVMLGAFAFNGVAFGVTPYQSIWMQTLLGMSPVRGGLTLLPMTVAAMIVAVLVGRLLHGVPARLTIGGGLLLIATGSLCQAVLDASASWTALVPGFVLVGVGTGFISPTVAGAALAAVPAERAGMAGGAVNTVRQLGYALGVAVSGTLLTSRMTGTLPSDAAHALAGGGAGALRGGFPEHTLRAAFTSGLNGALVVVGLAGLAAGALVLLLVRTDRPAPHEESGARADRPVPAHR; translated from the coding sequence ATGCGCAGATGGGGGACGCTCACGGCCGTGTGCCTGGGCACGTTCATGTTGTTGCTGGACGTGACGATCGTGGTGGTGGCGCTGCCGGACATGGCCGGCTCGCTGCACGCCTCGCTGAGCGATCTGCAGTGGGTGGTGGACGGGTACGCGCTGGCCCTGGCCGCGCTGCTGCTCGCGGCGGGGGCCGCCGCCGACATTCTCGGGCGGCGCAGGGTGCATGTGGCGGGTGTGGTGCTGTTCGCGGTGGCCTCGCTGCTGTGCGGGCTCTCGCGGGGGCCGGCGATGCTGGTGGCCGCGCGGGCACTGCAGGGTGTGGGCGCCGCGGCGATGTTCGCGACGGCACTGCCGCTGCTGGCCTCGGCCTACCAGGGCAGGCAGCGGTCGGCGGCGCTCGGCGTGTGGGGTGCGGTGAGCGGCGGGGCCGCGGCGATCGGCCCGGTGCTGGGCGGTCTGCTCACCGCAGGGCCCGGCTGGCGGTGGATCTTCTTGGTGAATCTGCCGGTGAGCGTCGTCCAGGTGTGGCTGACGCTCCGCGTGGTGCCAAAGACGCGGGGGACGCGCGGGATGCGGGTGGACTGGGCGGGCATGGCCGCGTTCGCCTGCTTCGGAGGCGGTGTGACGTACGCGGTGGTGCGGGCCGGTGAGGACGGCTGGACGTCGTCGGCGGCACTCGTGGCGTTCGGCTGCGCGGCGCTGGCGCTGGTGCTGTTCGTGCTGGTGGAGCGGCGGGCGGCGCATCCGCTGCTGGACCTGGCGCTGCTGCGGCGCCCCGCGTTCGTCGGGGTGATGCTGGGGGCGTTCGCCTTCAACGGGGTGGCGTTCGGGGTGACGCCGTACCAGTCGATCTGGATGCAGACGCTGCTGGGGATGTCGCCGGTGCGCGGAGGGCTCACGCTGCTGCCCATGACGGTCGCGGCGATGATCGTCGCCGTGCTGGTGGGCCGGCTGCTGCACGGTGTGCCGGCGCGGCTCACCATCGGCGGCGGCCTGCTGCTGATCGCCACCGGGAGCCTGTGCCAGGCCGTGCTGGACGCGAGCGCCTCCTGGACCGCGCTGGTGCCGGGGTTCGTGCTGGTGGGCGTCGGTACCGGGTTCATCTCACCGACGGTCGCCGGGGCGGCGCTCGCGGCGGTGCCGGCGGAGCGGGCCGGGATGGCGGGCGGCGCGGTGAACACCGTCCGGCAGCTCGGGTACGCGCTCGGCGTGGCCGTCTCCGGCACGCTGCTCACCTCCCGGATGACCGGCACGCTGCCGAGCGACGCGGCCCATGCGCTGGCCGGCGGCGGCGCGGGGGCGCTGCGCGGCGGCTTTCCCGAGCACACCCTGCGCGCCGCGTTCACCTCGGGGCTGAACGGCGCGCTGGTGGTGGTGGGACTGGCGGGCCTGGCCGCGGGGGCGCTGGTGCTGTTGCTCGTGCGCACGGACCGGCCCGCACCGCACGAGGAGTCCGGCGCGCGGGCGGACCGGCCGGTGCCGGCCCACCGCTGA
- a CDS encoding Lrp/AsnC family transcriptional regulator: MESDTLDRLDLQLLSALEVDGRASFSRIAAVLGVSDQTIARRYRRLCAQGGLRVVVMRDAQRLGQDQWMLRIRCAPDSALAIGEALARRPDTSWIGLASGGTEVLCLTRPRTAGDHDELLLGKLPRTPNVVEIRALQLLHRFYGGANGWIRKCAALGDDQIAALRPAGEPVSGPARIEPEDEPLLAVLERDGRAAYPELQRATGRSESAVKRRLAALRASGAVYVDVEFRSEVAGRPVVATLWITTVPAALHSVGEALAGHEETAWVSATAGPSNLAVTALFRSTAALYAYLSGPLGGLAGVQHVETTPFLRQVKKLTYPMPR; encoded by the coding sequence ATGGAATCCGACACACTGGACCGGCTCGATCTGCAGCTGCTCTCCGCATTGGAGGTCGATGGCCGGGCCTCCTTCAGCCGGATCGCCGCGGTGCTCGGTGTCTCCGACCAGACCATCGCGCGCCGCTACCGGCGTCTGTGCGCGCAGGGCGGTCTGCGGGTCGTCGTGATGCGCGATGCCCAACGGCTCGGCCAGGACCAGTGGATGCTGCGGATCCGCTGTGCGCCGGACAGCGCCCTGGCCATCGGGGAGGCCCTCGCCCGGCGTCCCGACACCTCCTGGATCGGGCTCGCCTCCGGCGGCACCGAGGTGCTGTGCCTGACCCGGCCGCGCACCGCGGGCGACCACGACGAGCTGCTGCTCGGCAAGCTGCCGCGCACCCCGAACGTGGTCGAGATCCGCGCCCTCCAGCTCCTCCACCGGTTCTACGGCGGCGCGAACGGCTGGATCCGCAAGTGCGCCGCACTCGGCGACGACCAGATCGCCGCTCTGCGCCCCGCCGGCGAACCCGTGAGCGGACCGGCGCGCATCGAACCCGAGGACGAACCCCTGCTGGCCGTCCTGGAGCGCGACGGCCGGGCCGCCTACCCCGAACTCCAACGGGCGACCGGCCGCTCGGAGTCCGCGGTCAAGCGCCGGCTGGCCGCGCTGCGCGCCTCCGGTGCGGTGTACGTCGACGTCGAGTTCCGCTCCGAGGTCGCCGGCCGCCCCGTCGTCGCCACGCTGTGGATCACCACCGTGCCCGCCGCGCTGCACTCCGTCGGTGAGGCCCTGGCCGGGCACGAGGAGACCGCCTGGGTCTCCGCGACGGCCGGCCCGTCCAACCTGGCCGTCACCGCACTGTTCCGCAGCACGGCCGCGCTGTACGCCTACCTCAGTGGCCCCCTCGGCGGCCTGGCCGGCGTCCAGCACGTGGAGACCACGCCCTTCCTGCGCCAGGTCAAGAAACTCACCTACCCGATGCCCCGCTGA
- a CDS encoding LysR substrate-binding domain-containing protein — MYDPTQLRTFLAVAQTLSFTQAARRLGLRQSTVSQQVRRLEDATGRQLFTRDTHAVELTEDGEAMLGFARRILQVHEQATAFFTGTRVRGRLRFGASEDFVLTRLPEILEGFRYDHPEVDLELTVELSGTLHEQLAAGKLDLVLAKRRPEDPRGELVWRDDLVWIGAERLRLDADRPVPLIVYPPPGITRARALEALEREGRDWRIVCTSGSLNGLIAAARAGLGVMAHSRRLIPPGLFRQPDRAGLPDLGKTDFVLVHGRRRGAAEEAANALAAAILAGGERLSRRGG; from the coding sequence GTGTACGACCCGACGCAGCTGCGCACCTTCCTCGCCGTGGCCCAGACGCTCAGCTTCACGCAGGCCGCGCGCCGGCTGGGGCTGCGCCAGTCCACGGTGAGCCAGCAGGTGCGCCGCCTGGAGGACGCGACCGGGCGCCAGCTGTTCACCCGGGACACCCATGCGGTGGAGCTGACCGAGGACGGCGAGGCGATGCTGGGCTTCGCCCGGCGGATCCTGCAGGTCCACGAGCAGGCGACGGCGTTCTTCACCGGCACCCGGGTGCGTGGCCGGCTGCGGTTCGGGGCGTCGGAGGACTTCGTGCTCACCCGGCTGCCGGAGATCCTGGAGGGCTTCCGCTACGACCATCCGGAGGTAGACCTGGAGCTGACGGTGGAGCTGTCCGGCACCCTGCACGAGCAGCTGGCCGCCGGGAAGCTGGACCTGGTGCTGGCCAAGCGGCGCCCGGAGGATCCGCGGGGCGAACTGGTCTGGCGCGACGACCTGGTGTGGATCGGCGCCGAACGGCTGCGCCTGGACGCCGACCGGCCCGTCCCGCTGATCGTGTATCCGCCGCCCGGCATCACCCGGGCCCGGGCGCTGGAGGCGCTGGAGCGCGAGGGCCGCGACTGGCGGATCGTGTGCACCAGCGGCAGTCTCAACGGGCTGATCGCGGCGGCCCGCGCCGGGCTCGGGGTGATGGCTCACTCCCGGCGCCTGATCCCGCCCGGCCTCTTCCGGCAGCCGGACCGCGCCGGCCTGCCCGACCTCGGAAAGACCGACTTCGTGCTCGTCCACGGCCGCCGCCGGGGCGCCGCCGAGGAGGCCGCGAACGCCCTGGCGGCGGCGATCCTGGCGGGCGGAGAGCGACTGAGCCGGCGGGGCGGCTGA
- a CDS encoding bile acid:sodium symporter family protein: MPIDPYIVLLLGTVGLAALLPARGAAADVASGASTAAIAFLFFLYGARLSTREALDGLRHWRLHVTVLACTFVLFPVFGLAARGLVPVLLTQPLCQGLLFLTLVPSTIQSSIAFTSIARGNVPAAICAGSFSSLIGIVVTPLLAAGLLGNSGGGFSVDSLAKIVLQLLVPFLAGQLLRRWIGGFIARHKQVLGLVDRGSILLVVYTAFSEGMIRGIWHQVSPARLGGLLVVEAALLAAMLLLTWYGGKALGFGRADRIAIQFAGSKKSLASGLPMASVLFGAHASLAVLPLMLFHQMQLMVCAVIARRRARDPEQVPGVVAGSAAHVVEGQPQDRVLR, from the coding sequence ATGCCGATCGACCCGTACATCGTCCTGCTGCTCGGAACCGTGGGCCTCGCCGCGCTCCTGCCGGCCCGGGGTGCCGCCGCCGACGTGGCCTCGGGCGCGTCGACGGCCGCGATCGCCTTCCTCTTCTTCCTCTACGGCGCCCGCCTCTCCACCCGCGAGGCGCTGGACGGACTGCGCCACTGGCGGCTCCATGTCACGGTGCTCGCCTGCACCTTCGTCCTCTTCCCGGTATTCGGGCTGGCGGCGCGCGGACTGGTGCCGGTGCTGCTGACCCAGCCGCTCTGCCAGGGACTGCTGTTCCTGACACTGGTGCCGTCCACGATCCAGTCGTCCATCGCCTTCACCTCGATCGCCCGCGGAAACGTCCCGGCGGCGATCTGCGCAGGCTCCTTCTCCTCCCTCATCGGCATCGTGGTCACCCCGCTGCTGGCAGCCGGACTGCTCGGCAACAGCGGGGGCGGCTTCTCCGTCGACTCACTGGCCAAGATCGTGCTCCAGCTGCTGGTGCCGTTCCTTGCGGGACAACTGCTGCGGCGCTGGATCGGTGGCTTCATCGCCCGGCACAAGCAGGTCCTCGGGCTGGTCGACCGCGGCTCGATCCTGCTGGTCGTCTACACCGCCTTCAGCGAGGGCATGATCCGGGGCATATGGCACCAGGTCAGTCCGGCGCGGCTCGGCGGCCTGCTCGTCGTCGAGGCCGCCCTGCTCGCCGCGATGCTCCTGCTGACCTGGTACGGCGGCAAGGCGCTGGGCTTCGGCCGGGCGGACCGGATCGCCATCCAGTTCGCCGGCTCGAAGAAGTCCCTCGCCTCCGGGCTGCCCATGGCCAGCGTCCTGTTCGGCGCCCACGCCTCCCTCGCCGTGCTGCCGCTGATGCTGTTCCACCAGATGCAGCTGATGGTCTGCGCGGTCATCGCCAGGCGCCGGGCCCGGGACCCGGAGCAGGTCCCGGGTGTCGTCGCCGGTTCAGCCGCTCACGTGGTCGAGGGGCAGCCACAGGACCGTGTCCTTCGATGA